In Cucurbita pepo subsp. pepo cultivar mu-cu-16 chromosome LG10, ASM280686v2, whole genome shotgun sequence, the DNA window TCAGACTTTTTGGAAATCTATGACTGACTCATCAGAACTGTTCATCCTTAATTGTTTTAAACTGAAGGAAGCTAAATAcatctctttgggcttccagGGACCGTGTGAATTTTGTTATGCTGAATGTTGACAATACAAAGTGGGAGCAGGAGCTTGATGAGTTTGGTGTTGAGGGTATTCCACATTTTGCATTTTTGGACAAACAGGGGAATGAAGAGGGTAATGTAGTTGGCCGACTTccaagacaatatctgctcgaGAATGTCGATGCTCTTGCTCGTGGAGAAGCGTCGATACCTCATGCTCGTGTTGTTGGACAGTTTTCAAGTGCTGAAGCAAGGAAAGTGCACCAAATTTCTGATCCAAGAAGTCATGGGTAGATTCTCCTCCTTTCTCTGCATTAGGTTAAGTTGTCAATTCAAATACTCTCTGGTTCATCTTGTGCCATACATCCAATGGTTTGTTGTATTATGGACATAATTTCTCCTATTGATGGTAAATAAGTCTTTATTTCTACTCTTCATGGAAGTAcgtttgaaaaaatgaaacaagttATACGAGAATTATAATCGAACAGATCAGAGCATATTCCACTGCCTGGATGGCATGTGACATTCCCTGAGGATGAGCAAATAATACTTCGCATTTCCTGGAAAATGGCATCTACAATTCTTATGCATAAATGGGGAGGGGTTAAGAACAATGAGACAATGTAAGATTTGCCATAGGATTACACAAATAATGGTGTGGtgaaatgtaaaaaaaaggttaaatgtCCTACAAAAGagcttcctcttcttctttttcttctcttttcacCGAGCCACATTGCCCAATAAACTATTTGTTGAAGGTGAGCTTTGTTCACTTAACCAAGGATCCTGTATGGAAACTGGGGAACTGTCCATAACTTCCTCTACAGAAGGCAGATAGTCCTTCTGATGGTTGTTCTCCGGTGGGATTATCAATCTCTGGCTCCCCAGTCCTGCAAGCAGCCCAGCCTTCTTTATTGTAATGCTACTGATGGATCTCTCGCTTACGCTTCGAGGAGATGAGCAAGCCGATCCTGTTGATGATGCTGCACAAAAATTCTCCTCCATTGATGTCCACCCGCTGCGTCTGATGCTTTCCAGTTCCTCTGCTACTTCTGTCATCGAAGGCCTCATGTCGCTGTGAAATGCGAGGCATCTGAATGCAAGCTCAACCACCTTGTGAACAGAGTAGAGGGTCCAAGCATCTCTATTTGGCTCGAGGAAAGGATCAATTAGTTCATCCACACAACCCCTCCCAATCCTATCGATGGCAAGTGCGGCTAAGTTTACTTCACTCGGGGGACGAGTGAAATCAACCACTTTCAATGCGGTTATTATCTCTATTAGGACTACTCCAAAACTATATACGTCGCTTTTATCTGaaagataaaaattttgatggtATTGCGGATCAACATAACCTGGGGTCCCTTGTGGAGCTGTTGAGACATGTGATATTTCTGTCATACCAAGTCTAGAAAGACCAAAATCTGCCACTTTTGATTTGAAGCTATGATCCAGAAGTATATTGCTTGATTTGATGTCTCTGTGATATATTGGTGGATGCACAGAAGAATGAAGGTATGCTATTGCACGAGAAGTTTCGGCTGCAATGGTGAGTCGTGTCGTCCATGGAAGGCCATTTCCACGCTCTCTCTGAAGATGTTGAGAGAGAGTTCCATTAGGCATAAACTCATAAACAAGGATCTGTTGGCCTTCCTCGATGCAGCAGCCAAGCAAGCGAACTAGATTCGGGTGGCTCACTGAGGAGAGCAGTTTTATCTCATTCATGACCTGATCAATGCTATTGTGGTCTCTATATTTGATCCTTTTTACAGCAACCCACTCATCCTCATGAAGCCTTCCTGCATAGACTGTACCAAAGGCTCCAGTTCCCAGCCTTTGTTTCTCAGAGAACCCACTAGTGGctctttctatttctttgtAGGGATATAAAGTAACACTCGAATTTCCAGCAGCCTCACTTAGAAGCCGCTTTGCACTCATGTGACCTTTCAAACACAATGAGCGGCGTCGGATGCAGTAACAGATAAGGATCAGGACGGCCATTATAAAGGCCCCAACAATGACACCTGAGATTATAACTGTTAGGTTAGAACCAAAGATAACCTATTGatgtatttttctaaataaatggATATACCATATATTGAGGATACGCATcagagatctcacaatcttaAATAGATGGGTTATTCCCTTCATTACTAATTAGTTTTGAGAAGGAACTTGATGTTCATCTAATACCATTTTACAAGTAACTcattatttacatttaattgaaataGGATAGAATTTACCTCCAATTAGAGCAGCGACTTTGCTTCTGCCACAGTGGCCAGAAATGTATGTAGAAAGATTGCATTTGTGAGAAACTGTAGCAAATACCGAAACACCCAgcaaaacaaattaataaaataagcaaACATATCCAGCTCGACAAATAATGAactgaacaaaaaaagaaaagaaaagaaaaggcaagaaaTCCTTGTTTCTTACTTGCAATTATCAAGTTTTTGATTCTCTATCAAggaaaattctttaaaaattgttCATTTACCGACTTTTTTGGCAAATTAAttagaacaagaacaacaacttGACAAATAGTAATGACACAGAGGCCATGGCATGTTATGACAACTGGAGAAAAGtccccaaaaaagaaaaaatttacacTCCTAACTGTACTGCTACTTGTGTGAGGAAAATGACTCAaacctctctctttctctctctcacaaaGTCTTACCACCTCAACNAAGCGAACTAGATTCGGGTGGCTCACTGAGGAGAGCAGTTTTATCTCATTCATGACCTGATCAATGCTATTGTGGTCTCTATATTTGATCCTTTTTACAGCAACCCACTCATCCTCATGAAGCCTTCCTGCATAGACTGTACCAAAGGCTCCAGTTCCCAGCCTTTGTTTCTCAGAGAACCCACTAGTGGctctttctatttctttgtAGGGATATAAAGTAACACTCGAATTTCCAGCAGCCTCACTTAGAAGCCGCTTTGCACTCATGTGACCTTTCAAACACAATGAGCGGCGTCGGATGCAGTAACAGATAAGGATCAGGACGGCCATTATAAAGGCCCCAACAATGACACCTGAGATTATAACTGTTAGGTTAGAACCAAAGATAACCTATTGatgtatttttctaaataaatggATATACCATATATTGAGGATACGCATcagagatctcacaatcttaAATAGATGGGTTATTCCCTTCATTACTAATTAGTTTTGAGAAGGAACTTGATGTTCATCTAATACCATTTTACAAGTAACTcattatttacatttaattgaaataGGATAGAATTTACCTCCAATTAGAGCAGCGACTTTGCTTCTGCCACAGTGGCCAGAAATGTATGTAGAAAGATTGCATTTGTGAGAAACTGTAGCAAATACCGAAACACCCAgcaaaacaaattaataaaataagcaaACATATCCAGCTCGACAAATAATGAactgaacaaaaaaagaaaagaaaagaaaaggcaagaaaTCCTTGTTTCTTACTTGCAATTATCAAGTTTTTGATTCTCTATCAAggaaaattctttaaaaattgttCATTTACCGACTTTTTTGGCAAATTAAttagaacaagaacaacaacttGACAAATAGTAATGACACAGAGGCCATGGCATGTTATGACAACTGGAGAAAAGtccccaaaaaagaaaaaatttacacTCCTAACTGTACTGCTACTTGTGTGAGGAAAATGACTCAaacctctctctttctctctctcacaaaGTCTTACCACCTCAACGACTTTCTAATTTTACTCTAAAACAATGTTTAATGGTATCTCTCTCTTTGACTTGTAAATCATGAGAAGCCTAGAGAGTAGAAACCTCATTTTAAAACTCTAAACTGGCAACATCTATGGCGGAAATTATGAGCTATAGTTATAAACAACCCACATAAAAATCTATGGATGATGCATTCTCTCTATGGGCACATGGCATTCGGCTTTCACACCTACGTGAAATTTCTGACTTTTCACACTAAAAGCACATTCATCTCAAATCACCAACATGACACACAGCCAAACTTTCAGAAACGTANTGTTAGGTTAG includes these proteins:
- the LOC111803598 gene encoding wall-associated receptor kinase-like 14, which gives rise to MTLHRSFLIVIIAIFSASLTIAGELTSCETGNSAEFVRHPFGFSNSSPIKLNCSKNGEVQIGRFQVQNITERSILIKLPEVCNISINSMSELFGQNYKPTLRNSLLLNCTEQPISCGVMANFSQNQMKNCGFKSNNFTCFTKTERKGFLPSLNKCQSLLSSVFVNFTSQSTSSFELQFGVIELEWWLSPVPSMRCSKNANRKNITSFADLLGFRCQCIEGFEGNAYDDVGHGCRKVSHKCNLSTYISGHCGRSKVAALIGGVIVGAFIMAVLILICYCIRRRSLCLKGHMSAKRLLSEAAGNSSVTLYPYKEIERATSGFSEKQRLGTGAFGTVYAGRLHEDEWVAVKRIKYRDHNSIDQVMNEIKLLSSVSHPNLVRLLGCCIEEGQQILVYEFMPNGTLSQHLQRERGNGLPWTTRLTIAAETSRAIAYLHSSVHPPIYHRDIKSSNILLDHSFKSKVADFGLSRLGMTEISHVSTAPQGTPGYVDPQYHQNFYLSDKSDVYSFGVVLIEIITALKVVDFTRPPSEVNLAALAIDRIGRGCVDELIDPFLEPNRDAWTLYSVHKVVELAFRCLAFHSDMRPSMTEVAEELESIRRSGWTSMEENFCAASSTGSACSSPRSVSERSISSITIKKAGLLAGLGSQRLIIPPENNHQKDYLPSVEEVMDSSPVSIQDPWLSEQSSPSTNSLLGNVAR